A stretch of the Chitiniphilus purpureus genome encodes the following:
- a CDS encoding helix-turn-helix transcriptional regulator: MSNEQLADLTQPQRDRLAFVELRVRFIGEIRRQDLVTRFGTQSAAASRDLALYKELAPGNIDYDSKGKSYVLGLDFRPVFDFPPERVLSWLTQGFGDGEPMRLKAWVASESPSRLTYPDLDVLASVTRAIHQECPLGIEYHSISSGRTEREIVPFALIDNGLRWHVRAFDRKSQEFRDFVITRIRRAAVLKGQPVAPQEMSDQDIQWTRIVELELVPHPDQPRPEITEMDYGIHDGVLRMKLRAATAGYILRKWSVDCSPDHSLRGHEFRLWLRDHLALYGVKNAVLAPGYRSPDQSKGEQ; encoded by the coding sequence ATGTCAAACGAACAGCTTGCAGATCTAACCCAGCCACAGCGCGACCGGCTTGCGTTCGTGGAGTTGCGCGTGCGCTTCATCGGGGAGATACGCCGCCAGGACTTAGTAACGCGGTTTGGCACCCAGTCCGCCGCCGCATCCAGGGATCTGGCGCTGTACAAGGAGTTGGCCCCGGGCAACATCGACTATGACTCCAAGGGCAAGTCCTATGTCCTGGGGCTGGACTTCCGGCCCGTATTCGACTTTCCCCCGGAGCGGGTACTGTCGTGGCTGACCCAGGGCTTTGGCGATGGCGAACCGATGCGGCTCAAGGCGTGGGTGGCCAGCGAGAGCCCGTCACGGCTCACGTATCCGGATCTGGATGTGCTGGCGAGCGTGACCCGGGCGATTCACCAGGAGTGTCCGCTCGGCATCGAGTACCACTCCATCTCCAGTGGCCGCACGGAGCGGGAGATCGTGCCGTTTGCTCTGATCGACAACGGCCTGCGTTGGCACGTCCGCGCCTTCGACCGGAAGTCACAGGAGTTCCGGGATTTCGTCATCACCCGGATCAGGCGCGCTGCGGTACTCAAAGGGCAGCCAGTGGCACCCCAAGAGATGAGCGATCAAGACATTCAATGGACCCGGATCGTCGAGTTGGAGTTGGTGCCGCACCCGGATCAACCCCGGCCGGAGATCACCGAGATGGATTACGGCATACACGACGGCGTGCTGCGGATGAAGCTGCGCGCAGCCACTGCTGGATACATCCTGCGCAAGTGGAGCGTTGACTGCTCACCAGATCACAGTCTGCGCGGGCACGAATTCAGACTCTGGTTAAGAGATCACCTGGCGCTGTACGGCGTCAAAAATGCTGTCCTGGCTCCGGGCTATCGCTCGCCCGACCAAAGCAAGGGAGAACAATAA
- a CDS encoding RecQ family ATP-dependent DNA helicase, whose protein sequence is MLSWLRAIARPTKARENNNVAYDPRRALELLRIGSGRADATFRDGQEDAIRHIVEGKGRLLVVQKTGWGKSFVYFIATKLLRETGAGPALLISPLLALMRNQIAAAERMGVRAATINSDNQDEWKAVEAKLHRNEVDILLIAPEKLGNDWFNTEVLAGIAGQISLMVIDEAHCISDWGHDFRPHYRLLERIARTLPANLRLLATTATANNRVMEDLVAVLGPNMKVLRGDLNRDSLTLQTMRLPSQAVRMAWIAQQLNSLPGHGIIYTLTIRDANQLADWLKAKGFAVEAYTGKTGDRREELEQALQENQVKALVATTALGMGYDKPDLAFVIHFQMPGSVVAYYQQVGRAGRALRSAYGVLLSGDEEEGITDWFIRSAFPTRQEVDDVLGALNEAPEGLSIPELMTCVNMSKGRIEKTITALSLESPAPIAKQNTKWQLTAAELVEGFWARADRLTKLRRAELQQMQEYVARPFGQHMGFLINALDGDSSTVSPPSLPALSEEVDDLLIREAEEFLCRTSLPIEPRKKWPAGGMPQYGIHTASTIPYQAQPGKALCVWGDAGWGSLVRQGKYHDGRFSDELITACVKMIAEWNPQPAPTWVTCVPSLRHPDLVPDFAQRLAAALDLPFHMVIAKTDARPEQKTMANSTQQARNIDGSLALNGQPILRGPVLLIDDMVDSRWTLTVSAWLLRKNGSGAVWPMALSQTGHDE, encoded by the coding sequence ATGCTGTCCTGGCTCCGGGCTATCGCTCGCCCGACCAAAGCAAGGGAGAACAATAACGTGGCCTACGATCCAAGACGCGCGCTGGAACTTCTTCGAATCGGTTCCGGACGTGCAGACGCAACCTTCCGTGATGGCCAAGAAGATGCCATTCGCCACATTGTCGAAGGCAAAGGCCGCTTGCTGGTCGTGCAGAAGACCGGATGGGGCAAGAGCTTTGTCTACTTCATCGCGACCAAATTGCTGCGGGAGACTGGAGCGGGCCCCGCGCTGCTGATCTCACCATTGCTGGCGCTGATGCGGAACCAGATCGCTGCGGCCGAGCGAATGGGAGTTCGCGCCGCCACGATCAACTCGGATAACCAGGATGAGTGGAAAGCGGTTGAAGCCAAGCTCCACCGGAATGAAGTTGACATTCTGTTGATAGCGCCAGAGAAACTGGGGAATGACTGGTTTAACACTGAGGTGCTGGCGGGAATCGCAGGGCAGATCTCGCTGATGGTTATCGATGAGGCCCATTGCATCTCAGATTGGGGTCACGACTTCCGTCCTCACTACCGATTGCTTGAGCGTATCGCCAGAACACTGCCGGCCAATCTGCGCCTGCTGGCAACAACGGCAACTGCAAACAACCGGGTTATGGAAGATCTTGTGGCTGTGCTGGGCCCGAATATGAAGGTACTGCGCGGTGACTTGAATCGAGATTCCTTGACGCTGCAAACTATGCGCTTGCCAAGTCAAGCTGTCCGAATGGCATGGATCGCACAGCAGCTCAACTCACTCCCAGGTCACGGCATCATTTACACCCTGACTATTCGCGATGCCAATCAACTGGCAGATTGGCTCAAGGCCAAGGGCTTTGCTGTAGAAGCATACACAGGCAAGACAGGTGATCGGCGTGAGGAGTTGGAGCAGGCGCTGCAAGAAAATCAGGTTAAGGCCCTTGTAGCGACCACCGCACTGGGTATGGGCTACGACAAGCCGGACCTCGCGTTCGTTATCCATTTTCAGATGCCTGGCTCAGTTGTCGCCTATTACCAGCAAGTTGGGCGAGCAGGCAGAGCTCTGAGATCTGCATATGGCGTGCTCCTGAGCGGCGATGAAGAAGAAGGGATTACGGATTGGTTTATCCGTAGTGCCTTCCCAACGCGCCAAGAGGTTGACGATGTCCTGGGAGCACTAAATGAAGCACCGGAAGGACTCTCAATACCTGAACTCATGACCTGCGTAAACATGAGCAAAGGGCGCATCGAGAAGACAATTACAGCACTCTCCCTCGAGTCGCCAGCACCGATTGCCAAGCAAAACACAAAATGGCAGCTCACTGCCGCCGAGCTTGTAGAAGGTTTTTGGGCAAGAGCAGACCGGCTCACCAAATTGAGACGTGCTGAACTCCAGCAAATGCAGGAGTACGTCGCTCGGCCTTTCGGGCAGCACATGGGCTTTCTGATTAATGCGCTTGATGGCGATTCCAGCACTGTGAGCCCACCTTCTTTGCCTGCGCTGTCAGAAGAAGTAGATGACTTGCTGATTCGGGAAGCCGAGGAATTTCTGTGTCGCACAAGCCTGCCTATCGAACCTCGCAAGAAATGGCCTGCGGGAGGGATGCCGCAGTACGGAATTCACACCGCGTCCACTATCCCGTATCAGGCACAACCCGGCAAAGCACTCTGCGTTTGGGGTGATGCCGGCTGGGGCAGTTTGGTTCGACAGGGCAAATACCACGATGGCCGCTTTTCTGACGAACTTATAACTGCGTGCGTGAAGATGATCGCTGAATGGAATCCGCAACCAGCCCCAACTTGGGTGACTTGTGTTCCTTCGCTTCGTCATCCCGACTTGGTACCGGACTTCGCTCAGCGCTTGGCTGCTGCGCTGGATTTACCGTTTCATATGGTCATCGCAAAAACGGATGCAAGACCCGAACAGAAAACGATGGCAAACAGTACCCAACAGGCGCGCAATATTGATGGCTCGCTCGCACTTAACGGCCAGCCTATCCTGCGCGGTCCGGTTCTCCTGATTGACGACATGGTCGACTCGCGGTGGACGCTGACAGTGTCTGCGTGGCTCCTCCGCAAGAACGGCAGTGGTGCTGTGTGGCCAATGGCCCTCTCACAGACGGGGCACGACGAATGA
- a CDS encoding DNA-processing protein DprA — protein MTPALSPNTQAILLLTAPLIAGRGSASPDLLSPGEYKRLARHLREIQHQPADLVSPDAAEILRACQPVIEEGRLQRLLGRGFLLSQVIERWQARAIWVVSRADAEYPRRLKARLREDAPAVLYGCGDMALLETGGLAVVGSRHVDDALIDYTMTIGRLAARAGSTLVSGGAKGIDQAAMRGALEAGGKVCGVLADSLEKTTMNREHRNLLLDGQLVLISPYDPSAGFNVGNAMQRNKLIYALADASLVVSSDVSKGGTWAGAVEQLDKLKFVPVFVRSTGESSAGLDALRNKGALPWPNPRDVDAFEEVFNVPTPLATTSPQVGFSLFDGTAVGSTTPMAPNVRDTEAGPKVENEPFIPSDADSDTQPPVVDSEEPPAASNAVTPTGDTTEQPQSEMTPAELLFSAVRASIQTLLSTPMKEAEVATALDVSSAQAKAWLQRLVDEGVLEKQKKPAGYIVKQKRLFE, from the coding sequence ATGACGCCAGCCCTCTCGCCCAACACACAAGCAATTCTGCTGCTGACAGCGCCACTTATTGCCGGACGTGGAAGTGCATCGCCCGATCTGCTCTCTCCCGGAGAATACAAGCGCCTTGCGCGTCATTTACGCGAGATTCAGCATCAGCCCGCTGATCTGGTTTCACCCGATGCGGCCGAGATCCTACGTGCATGCCAGCCGGTGATTGAGGAAGGCCGCCTGCAGCGGTTGCTGGGCCGCGGATTCTTGCTGAGCCAAGTGATTGAACGCTGGCAAGCACGTGCCATATGGGTGGTCAGCCGTGCCGATGCCGAGTATCCGCGTCGCCTGAAGGCTCGTCTTCGTGAAGATGCCCCAGCCGTGCTCTATGGCTGTGGCGACATGGCGTTGTTAGAAACCGGGGGACTTGCAGTCGTCGGATCGCGCCACGTAGACGATGCGTTGATTGACTACACCATGACCATCGGCCGATTGGCTGCTCGGGCTGGTAGCACACTGGTTTCCGGCGGCGCCAAGGGCATCGATCAGGCAGCCATGCGTGGCGCGCTTGAAGCAGGTGGGAAGGTCTGCGGAGTTCTAGCAGACAGTCTGGAAAAGACTACCATGAACCGCGAGCACCGCAACCTGCTGCTTGATGGCCAGTTGGTTCTGATCTCCCCTTACGACCCGAGCGCTGGCTTCAACGTCGGCAATGCGATGCAGCGGAACAAGCTGATTTACGCATTGGCCGATGCCTCACTCGTGGTGAGTTCTGATGTGAGTAAGGGAGGGACTTGGGCTGGCGCGGTGGAGCAACTCGACAAACTCAAGTTCGTTCCTGTCTTTGTTCGATCAACAGGCGAATCGTCCGCCGGACTAGATGCCCTGAGAAACAAAGGTGCGTTGCCTTGGCCAAATCCGCGAGACGTCGACGCTTTCGAAGAAGTATTCAACGTGCCTACACCGTTGGCAACGACCTCTCCACAGGTCGGCTTTTCGCTGTTTGACGGAACGGCAGTCGGCAGCACCACGCCAATGGCACCCAATGTACGCGACACCGAGGCGGGGCCCAAGGTTGAGAACGAACCATTCATACCTAGCGATGCTGATTCGGATACGCAACCGCCCGTCGTAGATTCCGAAGAGCCGCCAGCCGCCTCAAACGCGGTAACGCCAACAGGCGACACCACGGAGCAGCCGCAATCCGAAATGACTCCAGCCGAGTTGCTCTTTTCGGCTGTTCGGGCCTCGATCCAGACGCTTTTGTCCACTCCGATGAAGGAGGCCGAAGTGGCTACGGCGCTGGACGTCTCAAGCGCGCAGGCAAAGGCATGGCTGCAGCGTCTGGTCGACGAAGGCGTCTTGGAGAAACAGAAGAAGCCTGCAGGCTACATCGTCAAGCAGAAGCGGCTGTTCGAGTAA
- a CDS encoding type I restriction-modification system subunit M, protein MSDQHITLSQLEGHLWESANILRGPVDAADFKTYIFPLLFFKRICDVWDEEYQEIVDETGDEQLAWFPESHRFQIPEDCHWNDVRTKASNVGTALQRAMREIEKANPDTLYGVFGDAQWSNKDRLSDALLKDLIEHFSKLPFGNKNVNSDLLGDAYEYLIKKFADATNKKAGEFYTPRSVVRLMIDMLDPKEAETIYDPACGTGGMLLAAVQHVKEQHGDVKRLWGKLYGQEKNLTTSSIARMNLFLHGIEDFQVVRGDTLRNPAFFEVDRLATFDCVIANPPFSLEKWGEDLWLNDPFGRNFAGLPPSSSGDFAWVQHMVKSMADVSGRMAVVLPQGALFRKGVEGSIRQKLLEMDLVEAVIGLAPNLFYGTGLAACILVLRKRKPAKHKKKVLIADASRLFRRGRAQNYLEPEHAAEILGWYRGFADVQDAVCVVSLDEIKAEDWTLNISRYVLPPLQEDIPPLPVAIAAFKDALTNCREAEERLAQVMTEGGWLK, encoded by the coding sequence TTGAGCGATCAACACATCACACTCAGCCAGCTCGAAGGTCACCTCTGGGAGTCAGCCAACATCCTGCGCGGCCCGGTGGATGCGGCTGACTTTAAGACCTACATCTTCCCGCTGCTGTTCTTCAAGCGAATCTGCGATGTCTGGGACGAGGAATACCAGGAGATCGTCGATGAGACTGGCGATGAGCAGCTGGCCTGGTTTCCCGAGTCGCACCGCTTCCAGATCCCGGAAGACTGTCACTGGAACGACGTTCGCACCAAGGCCAGCAATGTCGGGACGGCCCTTCAGCGCGCGATGCGCGAGATTGAGAAGGCCAACCCCGACACCCTTTACGGCGTGTTCGGCGATGCCCAGTGGTCGAACAAGGATCGGCTGTCTGATGCCTTGCTCAAGGACCTGATCGAGCACTTCTCCAAGCTGCCGTTTGGCAACAAGAACGTCAACTCGGATCTGCTTGGCGACGCCTACGAATACCTGATCAAGAAGTTTGCCGACGCCACCAACAAGAAGGCCGGCGAGTTCTACACCCCGCGCAGCGTCGTGCGGCTGATGATCGACATGCTCGATCCCAAAGAAGCCGAGACCATCTACGACCCGGCCTGCGGTACCGGCGGCATGTTGCTGGCCGCCGTGCAACACGTGAAGGAACAGCATGGCGACGTGAAGCGGCTGTGGGGCAAGCTGTACGGACAAGAGAAGAACCTCACCACCTCATCCATCGCGCGGATGAACCTGTTCCTTCACGGCATTGAAGACTTTCAGGTGGTGCGTGGCGACACCTTGCGTAACCCGGCCTTCTTCGAGGTCGATCGGCTGGCCACCTTCGACTGCGTGATCGCCAACCCCCCTTTCTCGCTGGAAAAGTGGGGCGAGGACCTGTGGCTGAACGATCCCTTCGGCCGCAACTTTGCTGGCCTACCACCCTCATCCAGCGGTGACTTCGCGTGGGTGCAGCACATGGTCAAGTCGATGGCCGACGTCAGCGGCCGGATGGCAGTGGTGTTGCCCCAGGGCGCACTGTTCCGCAAAGGTGTGGAAGGCAGCATCCGCCAGAAACTGCTGGAGATGGATCTGGTTGAGGCCGTGATCGGGTTGGCGCCCAACCTGTTCTACGGCACCGGCCTGGCCGCGTGCATCCTGGTCTTGCGCAAGCGCAAGCCGGCCAAACACAAGAAGAAGGTGCTGATCGCCGATGCGTCACGCCTGTTCCGCCGGGGGCGCGCGCAAAACTATCTGGAGCCCGAGCACGCCGCCGAGATCCTCGGCTGGTATCGCGGCTTTGCCGATGTGCAGGACGCGGTCTGCGTGGTCAGTCTCGACGAAATCAAGGCCGAGGACTGGACGCTGAACATTTCGCGCTACGTATTGCCACCGCTGCAGGAAGACATTCCTCCGTTGCCCGTCGCCATTGCAGCCTTCAAGGATGCACTGACCAACTGCCGCGAGGCAGAGGAACGACTCGCGCAGGTCATGACCGAAGGAGGATGGTTGAAATGA
- a CDS encoding type I restriction-modification system subunit M, translating into MSRISQQELEGYLWGAAVLLRGLIDAGDYKQFIFPLLFYKRVSDVWEEEYQAALANSNGDLSYAQFAENHRFQIPAGAHWNDVRQTPKNVGAAIQKAMRAIETANPDLLDGIFGDAPWTNRERLPDETLKNLIEHFSTRTLSVANVPEDELGNAYEYLIKKFADDSGHTAAEFYTNRTVVHLMTQLLAPQAGESIYDPTCGTGGMLISALDEVKRSGGEYRTLKLYGQERNLITSSIARMNLFLHGVEDFEIIRGDTLAEPKHIEGDRLRQFDVILANPPYSIKQWNREAWSSDKWGRNSLGTPPQGRADYAFQQHILTSLTAKGRSAVLWPHGVLFRNEEQTMRAKMVEQDWVEAVIGLGPNLFYNSPMESCIVICNRKKVAGRKGKVIFIDAVNEVTRERAQSFLKPEHQQRILTAYKTFADVPGFAKVATLAEISANAGNLSIPLYVKRIAAAIATDSNGDAVSLFSAWDQWQTDGRAFWQQMDALVETLDGLITEDIERV; encoded by the coding sequence ATGAGCCGCATCAGCCAACAAGAACTCGAAGGCTACCTGTGGGGCGCCGCCGTGCTGCTGCGCGGCCTGATCGACGCGGGCGACTACAAGCAGTTCATCTTCCCGTTGCTGTTTTACAAGCGGGTGTCGGATGTGTGGGAAGAGGAATACCAAGCGGCCCTGGCCAACTCTAACGGCGACCTCTCCTATGCACAGTTCGCTGAAAACCATCGTTTCCAGATTCCCGCTGGCGCACACTGGAACGATGTGCGTCAAACGCCGAAGAACGTGGGCGCAGCCATTCAAAAAGCCATGCGCGCCATCGAGACGGCCAACCCAGATCTGCTCGATGGCATCTTCGGCGATGCCCCCTGGACCAACCGCGAGCGTCTGCCCGATGAAACGCTGAAGAACCTGATCGAGCACTTTTCGACCCGGACGCTGTCGGTGGCGAACGTGCCCGAAGACGAATTGGGCAACGCCTACGAGTACCTGATCAAGAAGTTCGCGGACGACTCCGGCCACACGGCGGCCGAGTTCTACACCAACCGCACCGTCGTGCACTTGATGACGCAACTTCTTGCACCTCAGGCGGGCGAGTCGATTTACGACCCCACGTGCGGAACCGGCGGCATGCTGATCTCGGCACTGGACGAAGTGAAGCGCTCCGGCGGTGAATACCGCACGCTCAAGCTCTACGGGCAGGAGCGCAACCTCATTACCTCGTCTATCGCTCGCATGAACCTGTTCCTGCATGGCGTGGAAGACTTCGAAATCATTCGGGGTGACACCCTGGCCGAACCAAAGCACATCGAGGGCGACCGTTTGCGCCAGTTCGATGTGATCCTGGCAAACCCGCCGTACTCCATCAAGCAGTGGAATCGCGAGGCCTGGAGCAGTGACAAGTGGGGCCGCAACTCGCTGGGCACTCCGCCGCAGGGCCGCGCCGATTACGCCTTCCAGCAGCACATCCTAACCAGCCTCACCGCCAAGGGGCGTAGTGCCGTGCTCTGGCCCCACGGCGTGCTGTTCCGTAATGAAGAACAGACCATGCGCGCCAAGATGGTCGAGCAGGACTGGGTTGAAGCCGTCATCGGCTTGGGGCCCAACCTGTTCTACAACTCCCCGATGGAGTCGTGCATCGTCATCTGCAACCGCAAGAAGGTCGCCGGTCGCAAGGGCAAGGTGATCTTCATCGACGCGGTGAACGAGGTCACCCGGGAACGGGCGCAAAGCTTTCTCAAGCCTGAGCACCAGCAGCGCATCCTTACCGCTTACAAGACGTTTGCCGATGTGCCCGGTTTCGCCAAGGTCGCCACCCTGGCCGAAATCAGCGCCAATGCGGGCAACCTCTCGATCCCGCTGTACGTGAAGCGCATTGCCGCCGCCATCGCCACCGACAGCAACGGTGACGCGGTATCGCTGTTCTCTGCATGGGACCAATGGCAAACGGATGGCCGCGCGTTCTGGCAACAGATGGACGCGCTGGTGGAAACGCTGGATGGACTGATTACGGAGGACATCGAGCGTGTCTGA
- a CDS encoding restriction endonuclease subunit S, producing the protein MSDKNNKTLKPGWRRVKFGDVVRLSKARSQDPLADGIERYVGLEHLEPGDLRIRSWGSVADGVTFTSVFQPGQVLFGKRRAYQRKVAVADFSGVCSGDIYVLETKDAQVLLPELLPFICQTDAFFDHAVGTSAGSLSPRTNWTSLADFDFPLAPVDEQSRLVDAFQALERTGEAHRRVGDIADQLVRSLLSDVLNREWPVVELGSVVQGTQYGLSINAGSDGQYPMLRMMNIEDGLCVENDIKYVDLNDKDFDAYRLIHGDVLFNRTNSYELVGRTGVYELNGDHVFASYLVRIKTDTEKLEPKFLTLYLNSDFGRRQVLAYATKAVSQANVNASNLLRVRLPLPPLDVQQQLLDEIAKAKFAGKAAMERRTSSEAMKKQLFAEITGDAR; encoded by the coding sequence GTGTCTGACAAGAACAATAAAACCCTGAAGCCCGGCTGGCGTCGGGTGAAATTCGGCGACGTGGTGCGCCTCTCGAAAGCCCGCAGCCAAGATCCGTTGGCCGATGGCATTGAACGCTACGTCGGTCTGGAACATCTCGAGCCAGGTGATTTGCGCATCCGCAGTTGGGGCAGCGTCGCTGACGGCGTGACCTTTACCAGCGTGTTTCAACCTGGACAGGTGCTGTTCGGCAAGCGACGCGCTTACCAGCGCAAGGTGGCTGTGGCGGATTTCTCTGGGGTGTGCTCCGGTGACATCTATGTGTTGGAGACCAAGGACGCACAGGTTTTGCTGCCGGAGCTGCTGCCCTTCATTTGCCAGACCGATGCCTTTTTTGATCACGCGGTGGGCACATCAGCTGGCTCGTTGAGCCCCCGCACCAACTGGACGAGTTTGGCGGACTTTGATTTTCCCCTTGCTCCTGTAGACGAACAGTCGAGACTTGTTGACGCCTTCCAAGCACTTGAACGAACCGGTGAAGCGCATCGAAGAGTGGGAGATATAGCCGACCAGCTTGTTCGCTCATTGCTTTCCGACGTACTGAATAGAGAATGGCCTGTTGTCGAACTTGGCTCAGTTGTTCAGGGAACACAGTACGGACTTTCAATCAACGCTGGATCGGACGGTCAATATCCGATGCTTCGAATGATGAATATTGAAGATGGTCTTTGCGTCGAGAACGACATCAAGTATGTGGACCTCAACGATAAAGACTTCGATGCATACCGGCTCATCCACGGCGATGTGCTTTTTAACCGTACCAACAGCTATGAGTTGGTGGGCCGAACAGGTGTTTACGAACTCAATGGCGATCACGTATTCGCTTCGTACCTGGTGCGAATCAAGACAGACACGGAAAAATTAGAGCCAAAGTTCCTCACGCTGTACCTGAACTCCGATTTTGGGCGCCGACAGGTACTCGCCTATGCGACTAAAGCCGTGAGCCAGGCAAACGTGAACGCCAGCAATTTACTCCGAGTCCGTCTGCCGCTGCCGCCACTGGATGTGCAACAACAGTTGCTGGATGAGATAGCGAAAGCAAAGTTTGCGGGAAAGGCAGCGATGGAACGCCGTACTTCTTCAGAGGCGATGAAAAAGCAGTTGTTCGCAGAGATCACGGGGGACGCAAGGTGA